Proteins encoded in a region of the Nicotiana tomentosiformis chromosome 9, ASM39032v3, whole genome shotgun sequence genome:
- the LOC138898385 gene encoding F-box/LRR-repeat protein At3g58900-like produces MATTTMEVLPDCLVHKIVSCLSFKEAAKMSILSKTWLQGWLTHPKLELKAQDCDEMKILDIIMERYRDSKIHIEKFEFLKAFSISGFIELFPLIDKWLDIVLHNGVKDIEYIDVRSSLYPLPIFTILAAKSLRELALWGCALMGGSLSGGVANCYSLRKLSLCDVCLNDNMLQTLLTSCPLIVNFFIEHCTGLEKIEVRNLQRVKSVSIKTLRKQRAKIQAPSLEHLLFSGYSLEELDIVEWQNLKSLELSGMTISNEFLETLFSKSQLLETLILVNVSKGWKRFNICGSESLKELKITAWKGIGEIDASNLVSLEYTGDKIPELKITRESSQLKHSKIIFYCDNNFNASWFYKLAKFLSNSISWSQVSLIFFKCKEINMKKFKLHHRVVVPKVDILDVDIESSKGCPIVVDALLWCCHPRRINLSSTAVMIICFIDRLMYMKNLSHSTSHGSKPWHSPLKEVKAYKLDWENDVWHPVELENWELTTRNLLEKEKYYFLLDW; encoded by the coding sequence ATGGCGACAACGACAATGGAAGTATTGCCTGATTGCCTCGTTCACAAAATAGTCTCTTGCCTTAGCTTTAAAGAAGCAGCCAAGATGAGTATTCTCTCAAAAACATGGTTACAAGGCTGGTTGACTCATCCCAAATTGGAATTGAAAGCTCAAGATTGCGACGAGATGAAAATACTGGATATAATCATGGAAAGATATAGGGACAGCAAAATCCATATAGAaaagtttgaatttttaaaaGCTTTTTCAATCTCTGGTTTTATAGAACTTTTCCCTCTGATTGATAAGTGGCTAGACATCGTACTTCATAATGGTGTAAAAGATATAGAGTATATAGATGTTAGATCTTCATTATATCCTTTGCCTATTTTCACAATCTTGGCAGCAAAATCTTTAAGAGAATTGGCTTTGTGGGGTTGTGCTCTGATGGGCGGTTCATTATCTGGTGGTGTGGCCAACTGCTATTCGTTGAGAAAGCTTTCTCTTTGTGATGTCTGTTTAAACGATAACATGCTTCAGACTCTACTCACTAGTTGTCCCTTGATTGTCAATTTCTTCATTGAGCATTGTACTGGGTTAGAAAAGATTGAGGTGCGGAATCTTCAACGAGTCAAGTCAGTTTCCATTAAGACACTTAGAAAGCAACGTGCTAAAATTCAAGCACCATCTCTTGAACACTTGTTATTTTCTGGTTATTCTTTAGAAGAATTGGATATTGTTGAGTGGCAGAATCTGAAATCTTTAGAACTATCAGGTATGACGATATCTAATGAATTTCTCGAAACCCTTTTCTCTAAATCTCAATTGCTTGAGACTTTGATATTAGTTAACGTTTCTAAAGGGTGGAAAAGGTTTAACATTTGCGGGAGTGAATCCCTAAAGGAGTTGAAGATTACGGCTTGGAAGGGCATAGGGGAGATTGATGCTTCAAATTTGGTATCACTTGAGTATACAGGAGATAAAATTCCTGAACTTAAAATTACAAGAGAGTCGAGCCAATTGAAGCACTCAAAAATCATTTTTTACTGCGACAACAATTTTAATGCTTCATGGTTTTATAAGTTGGCGAAGTTTCTATCAAATTCGATATCTTGGTCTCAGGTTTCACTTATCTTTTTCAAATGCAAGGAAATCAACATGAAAAAATTTAAGTTGCATCATAGAGTTGTTGTCCCCAAAGTGGACATTCTAGACGTAGATATAGAGTCGTCCAAGGGTTGCCCAATAGTTGTAGATGCTTTGCTATGGTGTTGTCATCCTAGAAGAATCAACCTATCCTCAACTGCCGTTATGATTATATGTTTCATTGATCGTTTAATGTATATGAAGAATTTGAGTCATTCTACTTCTCATGGAAGCAAGCCTTGGCACAGTCCATTAAAAGAAGTAAAAGCATACAAACTTGATTGGGAGAATGATGTGTGGCATCCTGTGGAACTCGAAAATTGGGAGCTTACAACACGGAACCTTCTAGAGAAggagaaatattattttttattagatTGGTGA